Below is a genomic region from Geoglobus acetivorans.
ACGAAAAATACTCTGCTGCTTAAGTTTGGAAACGCAAGAAGCCCGGTATTTGGTGAGATAAAGGTTTCAAAAATTATTGAAAAAGCAATTCCAAGAACGGTTCTACTTTTCACAACTGCCCAGATAATTATAACTTTTATTGGTCTGCTTCTTGGAATAAAGGCAGCTCAAAAGGCTGGCAAGTTTGTGGACAAGCTTTTATCGGTTCTTGCCATGCTCACCGCAAGCCTCCCGATGTGGTGGGTGGGTATGGTCTTCATTCTTGCATTTTCATTCCAGCTTGGGATATTCCCTGCTTCCAGCCTTCCAAATCCCAATTTGGAGGGCTTTGCATACTATAAAGATCTGCTATGGAGAATGGTTCTTCCTCTGATAACCGTTGTATTTGTCAGTTTTGGAGGATGGGCATATACAACGAGGAATATAATGATCAGCACCATGCATGAGGATTTTATAACTGTTGCAAGGGCCAAAGGTGTTCCGGAAAACAGAGTTATATACGGACATGCTCTCAAGGCGGCATCACCACCCATCGTTACCAACGTTATTATCGGTCTTCTCGGATCATTGGGTGGAGCCATAATCACCGAGGCAGTGTTCAACTGGCCCGGTATGGGAAGGCTGTACTGGGTGGCTTTGCAGCAGAGCGAGGTCAATCTGCTCATGGGCGTAACTTACGTCACGGTTGCGCTCTTCCTGGCTTCCATGATAATTGCCGATGTGATTTACGGCTATCTGGACCCGAGAGTGAGGGTTGGTAGGTGATCAGGCAATGAGGCTCGAAGACGTCGTTGACAGCGCAAAAGATTTCCTGCATGAATTCAGGTATCAAAAGGGAGGAATTCTGGGGTTTATTTTGCTTCTTCTCCTTATTCTGGCTGCGGTTTTTGCTCCAAACATCACTTCGCCTGATGTACCTGAGAGATGGTCAAAAGAGTTCTGGGTTGAAAACCCTCCGAATGTTCCGCCTACCTGGATAAACTATTTTTCGTCGAAGAAACTGGCCCCCCATGAGATTCTCTCTCTGGATGACATGCAGGTGGAGAAGCTTGATGGTGGGGGAGTGCTGCTCAGGATTGTGTACACAAACACGTATGATGTCCCTCCAAAGGACATAATTCTGCAGGGTTTTAATGTGTCCTCTTCCGATGCGAGAAATAAACCGCTGATGACGATCACTCTGAAAAGGCCGGATGGTAGCGAGGTCGTCCTCCTTGAAGACAGAAGGGTCTCCTCCAATACAGTGATTCAGATAGCGACGAATACCGAGGTGAGAAAAAACGTATTTGAGTGGGCAAAAAAAGTTTCTGGAGCAAAACTGTCTCCTTCGGAAGAAATAAAGCTTCAGGCATTGATGGACACAATGAAAATTCTGTTTGGTAAAGCGGATGAAAATATATTCGAAGGAACGTCTCCCCTGCACGGAGATTACGTATTTGAGGTGAAAATAACGTATCAGGATGGAGACAACTCTCTTGATCTCTCCAACTTAACAGCAATCTTTTCTGGAAGGACCTATGGGTTGATGGGGACTGATAGCAAGGGTAGAGATATCTGGGCCGGACTTGTGTGGGGTACGAGAGTGTCTCTGTCGGTTGGCATTGCGGTCGCTGTGCTGAGCGTCCTTATCGGGATTGTTTACGGTGTTGCAAGTGCATACTTCGGAGGGTGGAAAGACGAGGTCCTGCAGAGATTTAACGAGTTCATGTTCTCCATGCCGGTACTGCCAATACTGATTTTGCTGGGAGCCTATCTGGGCCATGTGGCTCTCTCCCAGATCGTTCTGCTTCTGGTGCTTTTTGGATGGGTCGGTGTTGCAAAGGTTGCGAGGAGTATGGCACTTCAGATAAAGGAACAGACCTTCGTTGAAGCTGCAAGGGCCTTGGGTGCTGGCTCAGGAAGAGTTGTCTTCAAGCACATAATGCCGCAGATAATGCCCTATGCGTTCTCTCAGATGGCTCTTTCTGTTCCGTATGCAGTTATGACTGAAGCTGCCCTGAGCTTCCTTGGCATTGGTGATCCGACGGCAGTAACTTGGGGACAGATGCTTTACGATGCTCAGAACGCTGGAGCCACAATAAATGGATACTGGTGGTGGGTGATTCCTCCGGGCCTGGCGATTGCACTGGTTGGACTGGCTTTCGTGCTGATTGGCGTTGCGCTGGACAGGATACTGAATCCGAGGATGAGGACACTGTGAGGTGTTGAAGATGCTGCTTGAGGTTAACAATCTACGAACTCACTTCTTCACAACGCGAGGTGTTGTCAGAGGAGTGGACGGTGTGAGTTTTACCCTTGAAAAGGGAAATGTTCTGGGTCTTGCCGGTGAAAGTGGGTGTGGAAAATCGACTCTCGGTTATTCGCTCATAAGGCTTGTTCCGCCTCCCGGAAAAATTGTGGGGGGAGAATTGAACTTGATGGTATTGAACTGGCTTCGATGAACGAAAATGAATTCAGGAAGGAGATCAGGTGGAAAAGGATATCCATGGTGTTTCAGGGAGCCATGAACGCTCTGAATCCCGTTTACACTATTGGTTATCAGATGATGGAACCTTTCAGGTATCACACCGATACTCCTGAAAACGAAGCCAAAGAAATCATTGCGAAATATCTCGAGTATGTTGGCCTTGACCCTGAAATCGTGAATAGATATCCCCATGAGCTTAGTGGCGGGATGAAGCAGAGAGTGATGATTGCAATGGCTCTCCTCCTCGAGCCCGATCTGGTCATCGCAGATGAACCCACAACGGCTCTCGACGTCATTGTTCAGGCTCAGATAATCAATCTTCTGAAGAAACTGAAAAAGGACCTTGGGATATCGCTCATTTTCATCACACATGATCTGAGCATTCTGGCAGAGGTTTCTGACAGAATTGCAATAATGTATGCCGGAAAGATTGTGGAGATTGGAGACAGTGACCGAATTTACAAGGATCCAAAACACCCTTACACTCAGAAACTGCTCGCAGCCATTCCGAGAGTCCACGAGAAAGTTGAAAAGCTGGAGTTCATTCCGGGTGCCCCGCCAAATCTGGCAAACCCTCCCTCTGGATGCCGGTTCCATCCCAGATGCCCATATGCGAGCAGGATATGCAGGGAAAAGGAACCGGAGAGGACGATTCTCAGTGATGGGCGGGAGGTTTACTGTCATAATGTTTCAGGGTGATCATTATGGGACAGAATGTGGAGCTGAAGGTCGAGGGACTGAAAAAGTACTTCCCTGTTAAAAGGGGGATAAAAAGTGTACTGAAAAGAGAACCTCCCAGATTTGTCAGGGCTGTGGATGGGATTTCGTTTGAAATAAGAAAGCAGCAAATTTTTGCCCTTGTTGGCGAATCGGGCTGCGGAAAAACAACAACAGGAAAGCTGATAATGAAACTTATCGAACCGACAGAAGGAAGGATTTTTCTCAGAGGGAAGGATGTATCTCATCTCAAATCGAAAGATGAGGTACTGAAATACAGAAAGACGGTTCAGATGATATATCAGGATCCTTTTTCATCCATCAATCCGAGATTCAGGGTATATGATGTTCTGGAAGAGCCCCTTATAATCCACGGAGTGGGCGGTAGCAGGTCAGAAAGGGAGGAACTCATACACAGAGCGCTTGAGCTGGTGAGGCTGACACCTCCAGATGAGTTCGTGAGCAGATTTCCTCACATGCTCAGCGGAGGACAGAGACAGAGAGTTGCGATTGCGAGAGCGATAATTCTGAATCCCGAGTTTGTGGTTGCAGATGAGCCGGTTTCCATGCTTGACGTTTCAATCAGGGCTGAAATTCTTGAGCTTATGAGGAAGCTGAGAAACGATCTCGGTCTGACCTATCTCTACATCACTCACGACCTCTCAACGGCAAGATACTTCTCAGACTGGATTGGGGTGATGTATCTCGGCAGGATAATCGAGATGGGAGAGGTTGACAGGGTGATAGACAATCCGCTACATCCGTATACAAAGGCGCTGCTTGAAGCAGTTCCGGAGCCTGACCCCGGAAGGAAGGATATTATCAAAATGCTCCCCATAAAGGGTGAGGTTCCAAGTGCCATCAATATTCCTCCAGGATGCAGATTCCACCCCAGGTGCATCCATGCAAAAGAAGGTCTGTGTGATGTTAAACACCCAGAAACTATTGAATTTGAGAAGAATCATTACGTTGAGTGCCATCTTGCCGGGAGCGTATGAGCCTCAAAACCGACATCAGGAAATTTTTGAAACTTTTAAGATTTAGAGAGGTAAAAGTCGGATTGCTGATGCTTGTCTTTGCTGCGGTACTGGCACTGATTTCGATGTATCCATCTTACGTGGGTTTTTCTCTTTCCGGGAGCCTGGAAAAGCATGATGTGATGAGTGTAAATGAAATGCTACCTTCTGGAGATCTGAGGAGTGGTAAGGTTGTGCTGAGGTCAAATTACTCAAAGATTGTTATCTCCTCCACCAATGCCACTATTGAAGAAACTTTTACCGGGGAAAAGATACTGGATCTCACCCAGTCCCGGCTCAAAATCTCTGTTGTTGAGGGTGCTGTAGACTATACCCTCACAGGAAGTGTTGTTAGGTATCCATATTCTCTCCTGGGATATCTGGCTTTAGTTCTGATGGTTTCAGGCTCGATAATCGCCAACATCGGGCTGATGAAAATATTTTCAGAGCTTTAATCTGGTATTTGGGCTAAATTACTGACTTTTAGCATGGTTTCCGACCACAGGTCTCGTCCAGTTGCCAAAAAGTATCCACCAGAGTGCTACTGCTCCAGTTATGTAATTGCTTATGGCCATTCCAATCCACAAACCCTTAACGCCCAATCCTGCTGTAATCGCAAACAGATATGCCAGACTGTTCCTCAGAACCCAGAGCCTCAACAGCCCGAACAGCATAACTGGCTTGGTATGTCCCGAGCCCCTCGCGATGGCTCTTGATGTGAGGTAAACTGTGAAGAAGATGACTGACGGACCCATTATCAATATAAAATCTGCAACCTGGTTTATAAGCTCCTCATCTCCCGGCGAAAATAGGGTTGCAACCTGATATCTGAACGGTATCAGCACGAGTATGCCGACAGCCATTATGGCTGAACCGTAAACAGAAGTTCTCTTTGCGATGCTCCTGGCTCTCGTGTACATTCCGGCTCCGAGACTCTGCCCTATCATTGTGGATGTTGCTCCAAGCATTCCCGCTATGAATACATGGAACAGGCTCAGTAACCTGTCCGCAATTCCCCATGCTGCGAGAGGTGCGGATCCGAGGATGCTTATGATGTGAACAAGAATGACAAAACCACTCGCCTCTCCTGCGGTCAGAGCAGAGATGGGATATCCTATTCTGGCAATCTGAACGATGAAGTCCCTGTCCGGTATGAGTGCACTGAGGGTCAGGTAATGGCCCTCAACGCCTTTCAGTGCAATATATGATATCGATACGGCGGCCACAATCAACTCACTGATCACAGTTGCTATTGCAGCACCCACTACCCCGAGAGCCTCAATCCCAAAATATCCGAATATGAATACCGGATCCAGTACGACGTTGATAATAACTCCAAGACTTCTGATCTTCAGTGGAGTCATCGTGTTTCCCGCGGCGGCATAAATTGCAGAAAAGCTCTCATAAATTGCGATGAAAGGTATGCCAAGCGAGATTATTCTGGCATAACCCGCAGCGTATTCGAGTGTGGTTTCCGGTACACCCACAACCGACAGAAATGTCCTAACAGCGAGGAAACTCACGGCAGCTATTGGTATGCCAAACATTATGGAGAGTGTAAGCACCTGACCTCCTGCCTTGGTTGCTCTGCTGTAATCGCCCATGCCCCAGTACTGCGATACAAGTGCAAGCCCCGCAGAGAACACACCTGCTGCAACAGAGACTATCAGCCAGATAACTGGCCAGGATGCACTTACAGATGCCAGAGCGTCTCTACCCACTCTTCCAAGCCAGTATATGTCTGCCATTGAATACATTATGTTCAGCGCTTCACTCACTGCTATTGGCATTCCGAGCTTCACCATCACTTTCAGAATGCTGTCCTCGAGAACCCAGTTGTTTTTGCGTTCGCCGTCCGGTACGAATTCTCCCACGAAAATTGAAAGTTGTCTGGTTAATAAATATAATTGTTCTTCTATAATCAATTGAATTTTTGCAAACTGGCATATATCAAAATCTTCTCTTCTGTGCTGCATGCCGGGGTGTCGTTTCACGCCGGATGGTTGGGATAATCATTCTGACGAAACACTTTTCAAACTCTCGCGTGATTTCACTTCAGCCCCCGTAGGGTAGTGGATATCCTGAGGGTCTCCGGAACCCTCGACCCGGGTTCAATTCCCGGCGGGGGCGTTGCTCAATAAATTATGGGTGCTCCTGACTACTTTGTTGGTTTGTGGAGCATCATCTCCGCCATTGTTCTGAAATTCATCCAGCCTTTTAGCTGATGGTTTGTTTTTTTTTGGTTTGATTCCCGAGCTGGTGTTCAAATTCCTCTTTAGTTACGGCTGTCCAAGCAATGTAATCCGAGGTTTGTTTTTTCGATTTGTTGTACGCATATTTTTCCCGCAGAAAATGAATAATGATTGCTTTGGCCAGGTGTGTGCTGGACATCTGGCAACTGTTTATTTTGAACCAGTTGGGTAGCATGTTTGAATTTTCTGGTTTTTTGTTATGCCATTATAATTATAATTTTATTCCCGTTAATTTTTTAACAAGTATTTATTTTATTAAATTCTCCAACCATATTCTTCACCATATCGAACTAATTAGAAACGTTTAAATATGATGAATTTCACACTTTGAAAAATCGGGTGAAGATGATGCGAAAATCGATACTTTCTGGCATTCTGGTATTTTTTATTTTCAGCCTTACGGGTGTTGTCAGTGCAGAATACGATCCTCCGGGGCCTCCAGCAGTTGAAGTGAGGGTGTTGCTGCTCAGCTTCACCCCGCTCGACAACTTCGACGACGGGTGGAATGGGAAGTCTGACATTCGTTTCGAAGCCTCCGGCAGCGCGAGGGATGGGAAAGGATACAGCACCTACTTTGAGTACGATCACGACTCAGTGAAAGGAAAAGTCGTTCCCAAGAACAAGGAAGGTAAGAATGTGATGTACGTTCTGTATACGGTGAGGGAGTGCTGGCCTGTGGATCTTGAAGTGGAGATTAAGGCCACTGACATAGACAACCCACCAGTTGATCCTGACGATGTTCTTGGCAGTGCCAAGTTCACAGTTGACAAGATGGTTAAAAAGAAGTACTATAACGTCGTAATTCCTGGAAAGTTCGTTGTCAATGTTTATGTTGAGGCAGTTCCGGTTAAGGAGGATTCTGATAAATGTGCTTATTTCTTCGACCAGCCTGAAGCGAAGTCGAGCAGCATAGTCACGAAGAGCGGAGCAAACATTTACGATTTTGAGTTTGCCAACATGCTCAAGATGTGGATAGCTGACAGGGGCTTTGCGAACATGCTCATTTTCTTCCAGCAATGCTTCGGAGGTGGGATGACGGACGACATCCTGAGGAAGATTGATGGCGATATTGCGATTACTTCGGCTGCGAAACACGATGAGGTGGCTTATGGCTACAATGAAACAAGTGTCGGGGTGAAGGTCGATCCGTTTTCGAGGGAGGTAATGGAGGGACTCAAGAGCGGAAAATCTGCCAAAGAGATTGGCAGAGATGTTGAGAGGAATGACGATTATGGTGTGTATGCCAAGGGGAGATACAGCGGAGATGTGCAGAAAAGCAGAGAGCATGTTCAATACGCTTCCGAGGGCGATGGGGACAAAGTTAGGCTTGGAAAGAAGGCTGACGGGAGCGATGTGAGAAGCAAGCATGCGATAGTGTTTGCTGGCGATCCTGACGACACCTACGACTGGACTGAGGTAAAGGGATTTGTGGACATGCTCAAAAGCAAAGGCTTTTCTGACGAAGATATTGTGGTGCTGGCAGGTTCCGGAAGAAGCTCTGTAAATTCTTATGTGGATGGACCGGGAACAAAGCAGGCTTTATGGAATGCGATAAGGGAACTTTCGGGAAAAATGAATAAAGATGAACAGCTCGTAATATTCGTCACAGATCATGGAAATCTTGAAACAACAGATAGGGCTCTGGATAGGCTCATAAATGACCCGGTTAAACAGCCGATCCCTCCAAGGAATGAGGAGCTGGGTGACGGAAGATGGGTTCTTGACGAGGAATTTCTTGAAATCCTTAATGAAACCGACGGCAACATCCCGTACATCAGCCTTATGGTCACTCCCCTTCCGGAAGTTGTTGCAGAGAATCTGACTTCTGAATTTCTTGGACATCTGACTCTATACCTGAACGGATTCGAGCTTGAACCCGAAATAATTGAGCCAGTGTATGCACTTGACGAAATTCCAGATCTTGATGCATTTGAGGTTGTTTTTCCAGTTTACGATGAAGAGCTTTTGGGCAGTGAGAACATCATAGAACTGTCTTTCGATAATTCTGATCTGTTTCAGCCTTTTACGGTGGAAATGCTCATAATATCCACCGGGGGCATTCCAAGGGTCATCGATGTTGAAGAGATACCGGCCGAAAAGACGCCACCAGCCCTGATGCTCGAACTCACCCCGGTTTTTGATGTGGTAAATGAAACTCTGATTCTCTCTGACAGCTCCATCCTGACTGAAGATGAGATTTCCGGGTTGATCTCCCGAG
It encodes:
- a CDS encoding C13 family peptidase; the encoded protein is MRKSILSGILVFFIFSLTGVVSAEYDPPGPPAVEVRVLLLSFTPLDNFDDGWNGKSDIRFEASGSARDGKGYSTYFEYDHDSVKGKVVPKNKEGKNVMYVLYTVRECWPVDLEVEIKATDIDNPPVDPDDVLGSAKFTVDKMVKKKYYNVVIPGKFVVNVYVEAVPVKEDSDKCAYFFDQPEAKSSSIVTKSGANIYDFEFANMLKMWIADRGFANMLIFFQQCFGGGMTDDILRKIDGDIAITSAAKHDEVAYGYNETSVGVKVDPFSREVMEGLKSGKSAKEIGRDVERNDDYGVYAKGRYSGDVQKSREHVQYASEGDGDKVRLGKKADGSDVRSKHAIVFAGDPDDTYDWTEVKGFVDMLKSKGFSDEDIVVLAGSGRSSVNSYVDGPGTKQALWNAIRELSGKMNKDEQLVIFVTDHGNLETTDRALDRLINDPVKQPIPPRNEELGDGRWVLDEEFLEILNETDGNIPYISLMVTPLPEVVAENLTSEFLGHLTLYLNGFELEPEIIEPVYALDEIPDLDAFEVVFPVYDEELLGSENIIELSFDNSDLFQPFTVEMLIISTGGIPRVIDVEEIPAEKTPPALMLELTPVFDVVNETLILSDSSILTEDEISGLISRDSLFALMVEKKDWYNNNTHLAPGFIKDWLGNTRVNVEILMDDGSVMDIYVVTENAYINEFERGKLDDANAKASLSEETVRRVISSDDPVAEVQKAYRGGDIQYSGVGFVESVKVEVVKIIVKIYFAISDILG
- a CDS encoding ABC transporter permease, whose product is MRLEDVVDSAKDFLHEFRYQKGGILGFILLLLLILAAVFAPNITSPDVPERWSKEFWVENPPNVPPTWINYFSSKKLAPHEILSLDDMQVEKLDGGGVLLRIVYTNTYDVPPKDIILQGFNVSSSDARNKPLMTITLKRPDGSEVVLLEDRRVSSNTVIQIATNTEVRKNVFEWAKKVSGAKLSPSEEIKLQALMDTMKILFGKADENIFEGTSPLHGDYVFEVKITYQDGDNSLDLSNLTAIFSGRTYGLMGTDSKGRDIWAGLVWGTRVSLSVGIAVAVLSVLIGIVYGVASAYFGGWKDEVLQRFNEFMFSMPVLPILILLGAYLGHVALSQIVLLLVLFGWVGVAKVARSMALQIKEQTFVEAARALGAGSGRVVFKHIMPQIMPYAFSQMALSVPYAVMTEAALSFLGIGDPTAVTWGQMLYDAQNAGATINGYWWWVIPPGLAIALVGLAFVLIGVALDRILNPRMRTL
- a CDS encoding ABC transporter permease; this encodes MSFARYLGIRIFNALLVLIFVTFVVSILFVKVAEDDAKTRIAEVINNEARNPAILRLKASDPEAFEKWKSNREEQLRREFELDKPFWERVISKTKNTLLLKFGNARSPVFGEIKVSKIIEKAIPRTVLLFTTAQIIITFIGLLLGIKAAQKAGKFVDKLLSVLAMLTASLPMWWVGMVFILAFSFQLGIFPASSLPNPNLEGFAYYKDLLWRMVLPLITVVFVSFGGWAYTTRNIMISTMHEDFITVARAKGVPENRVIYGHALKAASPPIVTNVIIGLLGSLGGAIITEAVFNWPGMGRLYWVALQQSEVNLLMGVTYVTVALFLASMIIADVIYGYLDPRVRVGR
- a CDS encoding MATE family efflux transporter, whose product is MGEFVPDGERKNNWVLEDSILKVMVKLGMPIAVSEALNIMYSMADIYWLGRVGRDALASVSASWPVIWLIVSVAAGVFSAGLALVSQYWGMGDYSRATKAGGQVLTLSIMFGIPIAAVSFLAVRTFLSVVGVPETTLEYAAGYARIISLGIPFIAIYESFSAIYAAAGNTMTPLKIRSLGVIINVVLDPVFIFGYFGIEALGVVGAAIATVISELIVAAVSISYIALKGVEGHYLTLSALIPDRDFIVQIARIGYPISALTAGEASGFVILVHIISILGSAPLAAWGIADRLLSLFHVFIAGMLGATSTMIGQSLGAGMYTRARSIAKRTSVYGSAIMAVGILVLIPFRYQVATLFSPGDEELINQVADFILIMGPSVIFFTVYLTSRAIARGSGHTKPVMLFGLLRLWVLRNSLAYLFAITAGLGVKGLWIGMAISNYITGAVALWWILFGNWTRPVVGNHAKSQ
- a CDS encoding ABC transporter ATP-binding protein; translation: MGQNVELKVEGLKKYFPVKRGIKSVLKREPPRFVRAVDGISFEIRKQQIFALVGESGCGKTTTGKLIMKLIEPTEGRIFLRGKDVSHLKSKDEVLKYRKTVQMIYQDPFSSINPRFRVYDVLEEPLIIHGVGGSRSEREELIHRALELVRLTPPDEFVSRFPHMLSGGQRQRVAIARAIILNPEFVVADEPVSMLDVSIRAEILELMRKLRNDLGLTYLYITHDLSTARYFSDWIGVMYLGRIIEMGEVDRVIDNPLHPYTKALLEAVPEPDPGRKDIIKMLPIKGEVPSAINIPPGCRFHPRCIHAKEGLCDVKHPETIEFEKNHYVECHLAGSV